A genomic segment from Verrucomicrobiota bacterium encodes:
- a CDS encoding cytochrome c assembly protein, which produces MAVLLYGGSALYSIFLLRRGLRRDNWLNYGLLALACAFHTVAMLKRGFSLQRCPINNLYEAVAFIGWTISASYLFIGLFSKWRSFGAFASPLLLVLGIFALMPGLDPPRGDKPNFSGWEVSLHAVLLLLSYGSFGLASVAGLMYLTQERNLKWRKLEAVFSLIPPIQRLEAITGWSVGAGFLLLTSGLALGAVFLTPPPGTSFFKDAKVIWSMLVWGLYLALMVSRWQFAQRGRRFAFGAVGGFVFIMLTFWGAKLLSNIHNP; this is translated from the coding sequence ATGGCCGTGCTGCTCTACGGAGGCAGCGCGCTCTATTCTATTTTCCTGCTCCGCCGAGGACTGCGCCGCGACAACTGGCTTAATTACGGATTGCTGGCCCTGGCTTGCGCCTTTCACACGGTGGCCATGTTGAAACGCGGGTTCAGCCTGCAACGGTGTCCAATCAACAATCTCTACGAAGCCGTGGCGTTCATCGGCTGGACCATTTCCGCGTCTTATTTGTTCATCGGTTTGTTTTCGAAGTGGCGGTCGTTCGGGGCCTTTGCCTCACCCTTGCTCCTGGTGTTGGGGATCTTCGCGCTCATGCCGGGATTGGATCCGCCCCGTGGCGACAAGCCGAATTTCAGCGGCTGGGAAGTCAGCTTGCACGCGGTGCTGCTGCTCTTGTCCTACGGTTCGTTTGGATTGGCGTCTGTGGCGGGCCTGATGTACCTCACCCAAGAGCGCAATTTGAAGTGGCGGAAACTGGAGGCGGTGTTCTCGTTGATTCCGCCGATTCAGCGGTTGGAAGCCATCACCGGATGGTCGGTCGGAGCGGGCTTTCTCTTGCTCACTTCGGGATTAGCTTTGGGTGCCGTGTTTCTGACGCCCCCCCCGGGCACCAGTTTCTTCAAGGATGCCAAGGTGATTTGGTCGATGTTGGTGTGGGGGTTGTACCTGGCCTTGATGGTTTCGCGCTGGCAATTCGCCCAGCGAGGGCGCCGCTTCGCCTTTGGCGCGGTGGGCGGGTTCGTGTTCATCATGTTGACTTTTTGGGGGGCGAAGCTGCTTTCCAACATCCACAATCCTTGA